A section of the Corvus hawaiiensis isolate bCorHaw1 chromosome 14, bCorHaw1.pri.cur, whole genome shotgun sequence genome encodes:
- the LOC125333136 gene encoding protein Shroom4-like isoform X3 yields MGTVPTPAGHCSSQGCQHCTYRLGQRGWPRVSHAGSTMALLPLSTAVRSARFILAMGVREGRHVPGLSTSPTVVSYGHIGRDGILWASKLSRVPRQAQCGVGSSGRGLASTPDKGPLCCLCLRGNLLGWDIFLSPPSPMPLLRNSCDQRRGRAWPRRSLCGAWGSGTFSKAPFSPDTQRLWNIPWDILGAVPPLTPLSVTQVEDGGKAALSRRLQPGDELVNISGTPLYGSRQEALILIKGSYRTLKMIVRRRSVPVLRPHSWHVAKLAESRPDIPTMHCPADAFSLSWPSGCDVSTDRSSSIGSMESLDHPGQAYYEGDPSPVDQGMYHSKRDSAYSSFSASSIASDCALSLRPEEAVSIDSSLQGPCKASDGRYLTTGAEPSVSRHPEAWRAPVPPQPPVRRDSLRPAPAGRGERRQASVSADMLHAKGRWISDTFLCQRDGEVEVVGRRTLASYPTKDRLSADQYYMLSSHPDRCPAEPLLGESMESDNQPYLDDSMHRVPDAMTAGDNPLLSPLKGHMSHRHSAPEQLLASQLRSLQLGTGSGRASPAPSGQRWTLSPLHPEGSGGGTTGAAQDPPHCPEPCCRAPPCRCCPELQQACGQDGQGASPALSTEGPGEEESRGGARRAGGPPHRSAQMRRRSDRFATSLRNEIQRRKAQLQKSRGPGAPPPGEEPVEETEEPPEGSVLAERPPALPECLSPAPSEDSRNAGRSGDRGIPTLDPVPAPKGPPSLERVAPTARGRWRWSPEHKLQPQHSPSPSELEGYSQAPAARSSPPRGSDEAVLLPFADRRRFFEESSRPAPPRHSKPPVGNPGAFQPHGPEHRDVRRLSVDQPYSPASPSRPGSAGPYAECCREQPHCYKPLGRPGEPDYLRGFSYPCGVPLCPEPCRYCGGDLCPPPLPRGHTCRCHPVPWVRCPDCCCPAPHPGREESDAWPPQRAFVPEFPQDEWEPPAITRKVSQSISDRLAHTTESPLDPLHRPLRGRAFSESHLNLEPASPWGRDRKDHFRAKLDPPSISKKKGPPPPRPPPPNWEKYRQRRASQHPPDGAGHGSAFSAAPMPIRSIAEAVRERSQSLTGEREGQSWGHTARPPAPPGAWPRPEPPRSLRRTPGPDATNAEIFRLSGAGEKRTKMKQSREMEEQPQRLIQNQEQGCASPRGVGECSLSLHCGPGPALPEALKPSSGAVEGVSCQGSRPHTRCMDSEELLWDVAVRDHSLANVLAPLAPPGTATEVMGELLMAGERQAWRKCLQQDWHVEAVAQDRQGFEPISPPPRSAASSSSFPVHYGVAVGKAEPPNKVKVLPEVVEGSLEDEEEVDHELVEKKLQLIESLSRKLVVLQEAQRGLQEDISANGALGEDVAARLQALCTPGEFDKYRLFVGDLDKVINLLLSLSGRLARVETALGSLGPHAPAEDKLALREKQRLLVAQLEDAKELKEHVGRREEAVGAMVARYLPAEQLQDYQHFVKMKSALIAEQRELEEKIKLGQEQLRCLRESLGQASKGC; encoded by the exons ATGGGCACTGTGCCTaccccagctgggcactgctcatcccagggctgccagcatTGCACCTACCGGCTAGGGCAGAGGGGATGGCCCAGGGTTTCACATGCTGGCAGCACCATGGCCCTGCTTCCTCTAAGCACAGCAGTACGGAGTGCCAGGTTCATTTTGGCCATGGGTGTCAGGGAGGGTAGGCAtgtgccagggctcagcactTCCCCTACTGTTGTGTCCTATGGGCACATAGGGCGGGATGGCATCCTTTGGGCATCGAAATTATCACGGGTGCCCAGACAGGCTCAATGTGGGGTTGGAAGCAGTGGCAGGGGGCTGGCATCCACGCCGGACAAAGGGCCcttgtgctgcctgtgcctgcgGGGGAATCTGCTGGGATgggacatttttctttctcccccctccccgaTGCCCTTGCTCAGAAATTCATGTGACCAGAGAAGGGGGAGAGCCTGGCCCCGCAGATCTCTCTGTGGTGCCTGGGGCTCAGGCACCTTCTCCAAAGCCCCTTTCTCCCCTGACACACAGCGGCTGTGGAACATCCCCTGGGATATTCTGGGGGCCGTGCCCCCCTTGACGCCACTCTCTGTCACCCAGGTGGAGGATGGGGGCAAGGCTGCACTGTCCCGCCGGCTGCAGCCGGGTGATGAGCTGGTAAACATCAGTGGGACACCGCTGTACGGATCCCGCCAGGAGGCCCTGATCCTCATCAAGGGCTCCTACCGCACTCTGAAGATGATCGTTCGCAG GAGGAGCGTGCCCGTCCTCCGGCCCCATTCCTGGCATGTGGCCAAACTTGCTGAAAGTCGCCCTGACATCCCCACCATGCACTGCCCGGCTGATGccttcagcctctcctggccCTCGGGGTGTGATGTCAG cactgaCCGGAGCAGCTCCATCGGGAGCATGGAGAGCCTGGACCATCCCGGCCAGGCCTACTATGAAGGAGACCCCTCACCCGTTGACCAGGGCATGTACCACAGCAAGCGGGACTCGGCCTACAGCTCCTTCTCTGCCAGCTCCATCGCCTCTGACTGCGCCCTCTCTCTCCGTCCTGAAGAGGCCGTGTCCATCGACTCCAGCCTCCAAGGCCCCTGCAAAGCCTCTGACGGGCGCTACCTGACCACAGGGGCTGAGCCATCTGTCAGCCGGCACCCTGAAGCCTGGCGGGCAcctgtgcccccccagccccctgtcAGGAGGGACAGCCTGCGGCCAGCcccagctggcagaggggaGAGGCGCCAGGCCTCAGTGTCAGCGGACATGCTGCATGCCAAGGGCCGGTGGATCTCTGACACCTTCCTCTGCCAGCGGGATGGGGAAGTGGAAGTGGTGGGCAGGAGGACACTGGCGTCATACCCCACGAAGGACCGTCTCTCTGCTGACCAGTATTACATGCTGAGCTCCCACCCGGACCGATGCCCGGCTGAGCCACTCCTGGGGGAGAGCATGGAGTCTGATAATCAGCCATACCTGGATGACAGCATGCACCGAGTGCCCGATGCCATGACAGCAGGTGACAACCCTTTGCTGTCCCCTCTCAAGGGCCACATGTCACACCGGCACAGTGCTCCCGAGCAACTGCTGGCCTCCCAGCTCCGCTCCCTCCAGCTGGGCACTGGCAGCGGGCGAGCCTCGCCAGCCCCCAGTGGGCAACGCTGGACCTTGTCCCCACTGCATCCTGAGGGCAGCGGGGGGGGAACCACAGGGGCTGCCCAGGACCCCCCACACTGCCCAGAGCCTTGCTGCCGCGCGCCGCCCTGCCGTTGctgccctgagctgcagcaagCCTGTGGGCAGGATGGCCAGGGGGCCAGCCCAGCACTCAGCACTGAGGggccaggggaggaggagagccgGGGAGGAGCCCGGCGGGCTGGGGGTCCACCCCACCGCTCTGCTCAGATGCGCCGCCGCAGCGACCGCTTCGCCACCAGCCTGCGCAACGAGATCCAGCGGCGCAAGGCCCAGCTGCAGAAGAGCCGGGGTCCTGGTGCACCTCCACCTGGTGAGGAGCCagtggaggagactgaggagccTCCTGAGGGCAGTGTACTGGCAGAGCgaccccctgccctgcctgagTGTCTCAGCCCTGCACCGAGTGAGGACAGCAGGAACGCTGGCCGTTCTGGGGACCGGGGTATCCCCACCCTTgacccagtgccagcccctaAAGGGCCCCCGTCCCTTGAGCGGGTGGCGCCAACAGCCAGGGGCCGCTGGCGCTGGTCCCCAGAGCACAAGCTGCAGCCGCAGCACTCGCCCAGCCCCAGTGAACTGGAGGGATACAGCCAGGCCCCGGCGGCGCGCAGCTCCCCACCACGGGGCAGCGACGAGGCGGTCCTGCTGCCTTTCGCCGACCGCCGCCGGTTCTTTGAGGAGAGCAGCCGACCGGCACCACCCCGGCACAGCAAGCCGCCAGTAGGGAATCCTGGCGCCTTCCAGCCCCATGGCCCTGAGCACCGGGATGTCCGCCGCCTCTCCGTGGACCAGCCCTACAGCCCCGCCTCACCCAGCcgccctggctctgctggccccTATGCTGAGTGCTGCCGGGAGCAGCCCCACTGTTACAAGCCACTGGGGAGGCCGGGGGAGCCAGATTACCTGCGGGGCTTCTCCTACCCCTGTGGGGTTCCCCTGTGCCCTGAGCCCTGCCGCTACTGTGGAGGGGACCTGTGCCCACCACCACTGCCCCGTGGCCACACCTGCCGCTGTCACCCTGTGCCCTGGGTGCGCTGCCCTGACTGCTGCTGCCCGGCCCCCCATCCCGGGCGAGAGGAGAGCGATGCCTGGCCCCCCCAGAGAGCTTTTGTCCCG GAATTTCCTCAGGATGAGTGGGAACCACCTGCAATAACCAGGAAAGTCAGCCAGTCCATCAG TGACCGCCTGGCCCACACCACTGAGAGCCCCCTGGATCCGCTGCACCGCCCACTACGGGGCAGAGCCTTCTCTGAGAGCCACCTCAACCTGGAACCTGCCAGCCCCTGGGGCCGTGACCGGAAGGACCATTTCCGTGCCAAGCTGGACCCTCCCAGCATCTCCAAAAAGAAGGGCCCCCCACCTCCCCGCCCACCTCCCCCCAACTGGGAGAAGTACAGGCAACGCCGGGCATCCCAGCACCCACCAGATGGTGCTGGGCATGGCTCTGCCTTCTCTGCTGCCCCAATGCCAATCCGCAGCATTGCTGAGGCAGTGAGGGAGCGGTCACAGAGCCTCACCGGGGAGCGGGAGGGCCAGTCCTGGGGGCACACTGCTCGCCCTCCCGCTCCACCAGGTGCGTGGCCCCGACCTGAGCCCCCCAGATCACTCCGCAGGACTCCTGGGCCTGATGCTACCAACGCTGAGATTTTCAG GTTGTCAGGAGCTGGGGAGAAGCGGACAAAGATGAAGCAGTCCCGGGAGATGGAGGAGCAGCCCCAAAGGCTCATCCAGAaccaggagcagggctgtgccagtccCCGTGGGGTGGGTGAGTGCTCACTGTCCCTGCATTgtggccctggccctgctctgccGGAGGCACTCAAGCCCAGTTCTGGGGCAGTGGAGGGAGtgagctgccagggcagccGGCCCCACACCCGCTGTATGGACTCTGAGGAACTGCTGTGGGACGTGGCTGTCAGGGACCATTCCCTGGCCAATGTCCTGGCCCCCTTGGCTCCCCCTGGCACCGCCACTGAGGTGATGGGTGAGCTGCTGATGGCAGGGGAGCGACAGGCCTGGCGGAAGTGTCTCCAGCAGGACTGGCATGTGGAGGCTGTGGCACAGGACAG GCAAGGTTTTGAGCCCATCTCGCCGCCTCCCAGgagtgctgccagctccagtTCCTTCCCAGTGCACTACGGTGTTGCAGTGGGCAAAGCTGAGCCACCCAACAAGGTGAAGGTGCTGCCGGAGGTAGTGGAGGGGAGCttggaggatgaggaggaggtgGACCACGAGCTGGTGGAAAAGAAG ctgcagctgatcGAGAGCCTGAGCCGCAAGCTGgtggtgctgcaggaggcacaacgggggctgcaggaggacatTAGTGCCAATGGGGCACTGGGTGAGGATGTGGCTGCCCGCCTGCAAGCCCTCTGCACCCCAGGGGAGTTCGACAAGTACCGCCTCTTCGTGGGCGACCTGGACAAGGTGATCaacctcctgctctccctctcgGGGCGCCTGGCCCGGGTGGaaactgccctgggcagcctggggcCGCACGCCCCTGCTGAGGACAAG CTGGCCCTGCGGGAGAAGCAGCGGctgctggtggcacagctggaggatGCCAAAGAGCTGAAGGAGCACGTGGGGCGGCGGGAGGAGGCAGTGGGTGCCATGGTGGCACGGTACTTGcctgctgagcagctccaggactACCAGCACTTCGTCAAGATGAAGTCAGCCCTCATTGCTGAGCAgcgggagctggaggagaagatCAAGctgggccaggagcagctcaggtgcCTGCGTGAGAGCCTTGGCCAGGCCTCCAAGGGCTGCTAG